Proteins from one Pseudomonas grandcourensis genomic window:
- a CDS encoding glutamine synthetase family protein, protein MDAVCSELLAEVRNFRHCNPEVRYVDLISLDIPGHFYGKRYPIEMLEKVAAGSALKLPQNCVLLGTQGGLFKIGDYCFNDGDPDALRRLVPGTLKLVSWEKQPLGQMLITSDGTEKPIEFEPREVLAQVLNRLHRKGIFPVVAFELEFYLFDSRLKDGLPQFPRDELTGDADDQPNMHIERLSRFAPVLDEMVETARAQGVDATVITAELGPGQFEINFGHCDDGLRAADWAALFCRSTRGVALKHNYRASFMAKPYLQHPGSGMHVHVSLYDQAGNNLLAANGQRALRHAVAGCLEVLPHCMPIFAPNHNAMRRLSGTVNVASRASWGFEDRDACLRIPESDIKNLRIEHRLAGADANPYLALAAILVGLEQGLEGEREPIAPLNEDRSSGIDFPLEMLEAVQSMQSHASLREGLGAEFVDVYCENKRQDHLAFLHDISAREYRWFL, encoded by the coding sequence ATGGATGCTGTGTGCTCTGAACTGCTGGCCGAGGTTCGCAACTTCCGCCACTGCAACCCCGAAGTGCGTTACGTCGATCTGATCTCCCTGGACATTCCCGGGCATTTCTACGGCAAGCGCTACCCGATCGAGATGCTGGAAAAAGTCGCTGCCGGCAGCGCGCTGAAACTGCCGCAGAACTGCGTGCTGCTCGGCACCCAGGGCGGGCTGTTCAAGATCGGTGATTACTGCTTCAACGATGGCGACCCGGACGCGCTGCGCCGTTTGGTGCCAGGCACCTTGAAGCTGGTGAGCTGGGAAAAGCAGCCCTTGGGCCAGATGTTGATCACCTCCGACGGCACCGAAAAACCCATCGAATTCGAACCTCGTGAAGTGCTGGCCCAGGTGTTGAACCGGCTGCATCGTAAAGGCATTTTCCCGGTGGTGGCCTTCGAACTGGAGTTCTACCTGTTCGACAGCCGCTTGAAGGACGGCCTGCCGCAGTTCCCCCGTGATGAGCTGACCGGCGATGCCGACGATCAGCCGAACATGCACATCGAACGCTTGTCGCGCTTCGCCCCGGTGCTCGATGAAATGGTCGAGACCGCACGGGCCCAAGGCGTCGATGCCACGGTGATCACCGCCGAACTCGGCCCGGGCCAGTTCGAAATCAACTTCGGCCATTGCGATGACGGCCTGCGCGCCGCCGACTGGGCCGCCCTGTTCTGCCGCAGTACCCGGGGCGTGGCGCTCAAGCACAACTACCGCGCCAGCTTCATGGCCAAACCTTACTTGCAGCACCCGGGCAGCGGCATGCACGTGCATGTCAGCCTGTATGACCAGGCCGGCAACAACCTGTTGGCGGCGAACGGCCAGCGGGCGCTGCGCCATGCGGTGGCCGGTTGCCTGGAGGTGTTGCCGCACTGCATGCCGATCTTTGCCCCGAACCACAACGCCATGCGCCGCTTGAGCGGCACCGTGAACGTCGCGTCCCGCGCCAGTTGGGGCTTCGAGGATCGCGATGCCTGCTTGCGTATTCCGGAGTCGGACATCAAGAACCTGCGCATCGAACATCGCCTGGCGGGCGCCGATGCCAACCCTTATCTGGCGTTGGCGGCGATTCTGGTGGGGTTGGAGCAAGGCCTGGAAGGGGAGCGCGAGCCGATTGCACCGCTCAACGAAGACCGCAGCAGTGGCATCGATTTTCCGCTGGAAATGCTCGAAGCCGTGCAGTCCATGCAAAGTCATGCATCGCTGCGCGAAGGCTTGGGGGCGGAGTTTGTGGACGTCTATTGCGAAAATAAGCGTCAGGACCATCTGGCATTTCTACATGACATCAGCGCGCGGGAGTATCGCTGGTTCCTGTAG
- a CDS encoding XRE family transcriptional regulator, with amino-acid sequence MDMQEEISALAILIQDLRKHKKYTLKELADKIGRSVGFLSQVERGLSRPTVADLTAISETLGVPTTYFYSLPKPMALSWVTRPDERRTLYYADGITDILVSPKMRASFSMLESQLEPGASSGDRHMKDSSEQGGYVLEGELTLWLDDNEPVILHPGDSFQLASHAHCRYGNLSDQLTRVLWVYT; translated from the coding sequence ATGGACATGCAAGAAGAAATCTCGGCGCTGGCGATCCTGATCCAGGACCTGCGCAAACACAAAAAGTACACCCTCAAGGAACTGGCGGACAAAATCGGTCGCTCCGTGGGTTTTCTGTCCCAGGTTGAGCGCGGCCTGTCGCGCCCGACCGTGGCGGACTTGACCGCCATCAGCGAAACCCTGGGCGTGCCGACCACCTATTTCTACAGCCTGCCCAAACCCATGGCCTTGTCCTGGGTCACCCGCCCCGACGAGCGCCGCACGCTGTACTACGCCGACGGCATCACCGACATCCTCGTGTCGCCAAAAATGCGCGCGTCCTTTTCGATGCTCGAAAGCCAGCTCGAACCCGGCGCCAGCAGCGGCGACCGGCACATGAAGGACAGCTCCGAGCAGGGCGGTTATGTCCTGGAAGGGGAGCTGACCCTTTGGCTTGACGATAACGAACCGGTGATCCTGCATCCCGGCGACAGCTTTCAACTGGCCAGCCATGCGCACTGCCGCTACGGCAACCTGTCCGACCAACTGACCCGTGTGCTTTGGGTTTACACCTGA
- a CDS encoding FAD-binding oxidoreductase, with protein sequence MFQQSTRHVDSYYAHTCADRLVNRAALEGEQDTEVLIIGAGFSGLHTALRLALAGKRVTLLEASRVAWAASGRNGGQAILGWSCDMPPLEAALGYERARRLWDSMRWAARELRDLPGRHEFDCDYRAGHLWTSVMPRRVGLLTEWQHEASHKWGHDKLQFIERSDLPQWVASERYQAGLFDPEGGHLNPLKLALGLADAIERAGGRIHEQSKALSYGEEGDGFVVTTERGRIRADVLVLACNAYLDRLDPQLASCVLPVGTYQVATAPLTKEQATALLPSNVCVTDNQFVLDYFRRTPDNRLLFGGGCTYLGGMPKDIAAATRPFLERVFPQLTGVDLEFAWGGHIDLTLKRTPDIGRRGDLYWMQGYSGHGVLPTLAAARAVSDAVLGQPDELSLYQGLNNGSFPGGKYLAAPLEAIGKAWYRLRDSI encoded by the coding sequence ATGTTTCAGCAATCCACCCGGCATGTTGACAGTTACTACGCCCATACCTGCGCCGATCGCCTGGTCAATCGAGCCGCACTGGAAGGTGAGCAAGACACTGAAGTGCTGATCATCGGGGCCGGTTTCAGTGGACTGCACACGGCTTTGCGCCTGGCGCTGGCCGGCAAGCGCGTGACCTTGCTCGAAGCCAGCCGGGTGGCCTGGGCCGCGTCCGGGCGTAATGGTGGGCAGGCGATTCTCGGCTGGTCCTGCGACATGCCACCGCTGGAAGCGGCGCTGGGTTACGAGCGGGCGCGGCGCCTGTGGGACAGCATGCGCTGGGCCGCGCGTGAACTGCGTGACTTGCCCGGCCGCCATGAGTTCGATTGCGACTACCGCGCCGGCCATCTCTGGACCTCGGTGATGCCCCGTCGGGTAGGCCTGCTGACCGAATGGCAACACGAGGCCAGCCACAAGTGGGGCCACGACAAACTGCAATTTATCGAGCGCAGCGATTTGCCCCAGTGGGTTGCCAGCGAGCGTTATCAGGCTGGCCTGTTCGATCCCGAGGGCGGGCATTTGAATCCGCTGAAACTGGCCCTGGGCCTTGCCGATGCGATCGAGCGGGCCGGTGGGCGCATCCACGAGCAAAGCAAGGCGCTGAGCTATGGCGAGGAGGGCGACGGGTTTGTGGTGACCACCGAGCGCGGCCGTATTCGCGCCGATGTGCTGGTGCTGGCGTGCAACGCTTACCTCGATCGACTCGACCCGCAACTGGCCAGTTGCGTATTGCCGGTCGGGACCTATCAGGTCGCGACTGCGCCGCTGACGAAGGAGCAGGCCACTGCGCTGCTGCCGAGCAATGTGTGCGTGACCGACAACCAGTTCGTACTCGATTATTTCCGTCGCACCCCGGATAACCGCCTGCTGTTCGGCGGCGGTTGCACTTACCTGGGCGGCATGCCCAAGGACATCGCCGCCGCGACCCGGCCGTTCCTGGAACGCGTGTTCCCGCAACTCACCGGCGTCGATCTGGAGTTCGCCTGGGGCGGCCACATCGACCTGACCCTCAAGCGCACGCCGGATATCGGCCGCCGTGGTGATCTTTACTGGATGCAGGGGTATTCCGGGCATGGCGTACTGCCGACACTCGCCGCGGCGCGGGCGGTGTCCGACGCGGTACTCGGCCAGCCCGACGAATTGTCCCTGTACCAGGGCCTGAACAACGGCAGTTTTCCCGGCGGCAAATACCTGGCCGCGCCGCTGGAAGCCATCGGCAAGGCCTGGTATCGACTGCGCGACAGCATTTGA
- a CDS encoding NAD(P)/FAD-dependent oxidoreductase, with amino-acid sequence MKQHILVIGAGFGGMWTALSATRLFDIHGHNDVEVTVLAPQAELRVRPRFYEPNAHQLAAPIGELLDAVGVRFIKGAAQTINVEQKQVGYVDAAGAQQVCSYDKLVLATGSRLASPNTPGVAEHAFDVDQIEQAVRLENHLKALANQPESKARNTVVVAGGGFTGIETATEMPSRLRAILGDRADINVIIVDRGDKIGGSMGEQIAESIVEASLATGVKWHLKASVVSVDANGVTLSDGARIDANTVVWTTGVRASSLTEQIPAERDHLGRLHVDAHLKVIGQDDIFATGDVAYAASDKIGNYALMTCQHAISLGRHAGNNVAAQLLGVDPTPYSQPKYVTCLDLGAWGAVYTEGWDRQVKLVKHEAKALKTQINTQWIYPPAADRVAALASADPMIPVA; translated from the coding sequence ATGAAGCAGCACATTCTGGTAATCGGCGCAGGTTTCGGTGGCATGTGGACCGCTTTGAGTGCCACGCGCCTGTTCGACATTCACGGCCACAACGACGTTGAAGTGACCGTGCTGGCTCCACAGGCCGAGCTGCGTGTGCGTCCGCGCTTCTACGAGCCGAACGCCCACCAACTGGCCGCACCGATTGGCGAACTGCTTGATGCGGTAGGGGTGAGGTTCATCAAGGGCGCGGCGCAGACCATCAACGTCGAACAGAAACAGGTCGGCTATGTCGATGCGGCGGGTGCCCAACAAGTCTGCAGCTACGACAAACTCGTTCTGGCCACCGGTAGCCGTCTGGCTTCGCCGAACACTCCGGGTGTGGCCGAACATGCCTTCGACGTCGATCAGATCGAACAGGCCGTGCGTCTGGAAAACCACCTCAAGGCGCTGGCCAATCAGCCCGAAAGCAAGGCGCGCAACACGGTGGTGGTGGCTGGTGGCGGTTTCACCGGGATCGAAACGGCGACTGAAATGCCGAGCCGCCTGCGGGCCATCCTCGGCGATCGTGCCGACATCAATGTGATCATCGTCGACCGCGGCGACAAGATTGGCGGCTCGATGGGTGAGCAAATCGCCGAATCGATCGTCGAGGCCAGCCTGGCCACCGGCGTGAAATGGCACTTGAAAGCCTCGGTGGTGTCGGTCGATGCCAACGGCGTGACCCTGTCCGACGGTGCTCGCATCGACGCCAACACCGTGGTCTGGACCACCGGCGTTCGCGCCAGCTCCCTGACCGAACAGATTCCGGCCGAACGCGATCACCTGGGGCGTCTGCATGTCGACGCGCACCTGAAAGTCATTGGCCAGGACGACATCTTCGCCACCGGCGACGTCGCCTATGCAGCCAGTGACAAGATCGGCAACTACGCCTTGATGACCTGTCAGCACGCTATTTCGCTGGGCCGCCATGCCGGCAACAACGTCGCCGCGCAGCTTCTCGGTGTCGACCCGACGCCCTACAGCCAGCCGAAGTACGTGACCTGCCTGGACCTGGGGGCCTGGGGCGCGGTGTACACCGAGGGTTGGGACCGTCAGGTCAAGTTAGTCAAGCATGAAGCCAAGGCATTGAAGACTCAGATCAACACCCAGTGGATCTATCCGCCAGCAGCTGATCGTGTCGCTGCATTGGCTTCGGCGGATCCGATGATTCCTGTGGCCTGA
- a CDS encoding Rrf2 family transcriptional regulator, with product MSLYSAGVEYGIHCLLFLVGNGGDSREASVRDLADLQGVPQDYLAKIFTKLAKANLVVATEGMRGGFKLARPADEITLLDIVNAIDGRKSIFDCREIRGRCAVFDGAPPEWALEGLCAVHGAMMVAQKRMEEALAQQTILDIARKFGRKAPPEFGVKVESWMTERRERKSAAQANEQIIPTTNLSD from the coding sequence ATGTCTCTTTACAGCGCGGGTGTCGAATACGGCATCCACTGCCTGCTTTTCCTGGTGGGCAACGGCGGCGACTCGCGCGAAGCGAGCGTGCGTGACCTTGCCGATCTGCAAGGTGTTCCCCAGGACTATCTGGCGAAAATCTTCACCAAGCTGGCCAAGGCCAATCTGGTGGTCGCCACCGAAGGCATGCGCGGTGGCTTCAAGCTGGCCCGGCCCGCTGACGAAATCACCTTGCTGGATATCGTCAACGCCATCGACGGCCGCAAGTCGATTTTCGATTGTCGGGAGATCCGTGGCCGTTGCGCAGTGTTTGACGGTGCCCCGCCCGAATGGGCATTGGAAGGTCTGTGCGCGGTCCATGGCGCGATGATGGTTGCGCAAAAACGCATGGAAGAGGCACTCGCCCAACAAACCATCCTCGACATCGCCAGGAAGTTCGGGCGCAAGGCCCCGCCAGAATTCGGCGTCAAAGTGGAAAGCTGGATGACCGAGCGTCGGGAGCGCAAAAGTGCCGCCCAGGCGAACGAGCAAATCATCCCGACGACCAACCTTTCAGACTGA
- the osmE gene encoding osmotically-inducible lipoprotein OsmE: MNRPLFTLVVALTALAGCSTNSIYQDQPLVAKVDTGMTQEQVRQIGGQPLAISDRTVEPGTCFDYKLTQAGHQQTFNVSFDGRGMVDHKSFMTCAEWSHSQQKAREPSRPSGGGGY, from the coding sequence ATGAACAGGCCTCTATTCACGCTGGTCGTCGCACTGACCGCGTTGGCAGGCTGCAGCACCAACTCGATCTATCAGGACCAGCCGCTGGTCGCGAAAGTCGACACCGGCATGACCCAGGAGCAAGTCCGGCAAATCGGCGGCCAGCCCCTGGCGATCAGCGACCGGACTGTCGAACCCGGCACCTGCTTTGACTACAAGCTGACTCAGGCCGGCCATCAACAAACGTTCAATGTCAGTTTTGACGGCCGGGGCATGGTCGACCACAAAAGCTTCATGACCTGCGCGGAATGGAGCCACTCGCAACAAAAGGCCCGGGAACCCTCCCGCCCCAGCGGAGGCGGTGGCTATTAG
- a CDS encoding DUF2188 domain-containing protein, whose translation MSVPMLNKMHMNGYDVLSVNHGPWRVCTQGDRLGSFASREEALAFAASLPGYRARAGRPAGSHQAK comes from the coding sequence ATGAGCGTTCCGATGCTGAACAAAATGCACATGAACGGTTACGACGTACTCAGCGTGAACCACGGCCCCTGGCGGGTGTGCACCCAGGGCGACCGGCTGGGCTCGTTTGCCAGTCGGGAAGAAGCACTGGCATTTGCCGCTTCGCTGCCCGGCTACAGGGCACGTGCCGGCAGGCCTGCGGGCAGCCATCAAGCAAAATGA
- a CDS encoding alpha/beta hydrolase, whose protein sequence is MSDKPTIVLVHGFWGGAAHWNKVIVKLLSRGDTHIRAVELPLTSLAEDAERTRKMVAQVPGPVLLVGHSYGGAVITEAGDLPNVVGLVYIAAFAPDAGESPGGITQRHLPAAAANLAPDSDGYLWVKPELYHESFCQDLPATEGLVMGLTQKAPLASTFGDTIGTVAWKNKPSWYQISTADRMIAPQNQQWMAARLNAREILTLNASHASLASMPAEVAGLIDRAATALAKG, encoded by the coding sequence ATGAGTGACAAACCCACGATCGTGCTGGTCCATGGTTTCTGGGGCGGTGCCGCCCACTGGAACAAGGTCATCGTCAAATTGCTCAGTCGGGGCGACACGCACATTCGTGCCGTTGAGTTGCCGCTGACTTCGCTGGCCGAGGATGCCGAGCGCACGCGCAAGATGGTCGCCCAGGTGCCCGGCCCGGTGCTGCTGGTGGGGCACTCCTATGGCGGCGCGGTGATCACCGAAGCCGGCGACCTGCCGAATGTGGTCGGGCTGGTGTACATCGCCGCGTTCGCCCCGGACGCCGGTGAAAGCCCCGGCGGCATCACGCAACGGCATTTGCCAGCGGCGGCGGCCAACCTGGCTCCCGACAGCGACGGTTACCTGTGGGTCAAGCCAGAGCTCTATCACGAAAGCTTCTGCCAGGATCTGCCGGCGACCGAAGGGTTGGTCATGGGCCTCACCCAGAAGGCGCCGCTGGCCAGCACTTTCGGTGACACCATTGGCACGGTGGCCTGGAAGAACAAGCCATCGTGGTATCAGATTTCGACCGCAGACCGGATGATCGCGCCACAGAACCAGCAATGGATGGCCGCGCGGCTCAACGCCCGGGAGATTCTGACCTTGAACGCCAGCCATGCGTCATTGGCGTCGATGCCCGCCGAAGTGGCGGGTTTGATCGACAGGGCCGCGACGGCGTTGGCCAAGGGCTAG
- a CDS encoding 1,6-dihydroxycyclohexa-2,4-diene-1-carboxylate dehydrogenase, whose amino-acid sequence MNRFQEKVALITGAAQGIGRRVAERMAAEGAKLILVDRSDLVFEVQQQLASTTQVLALTADLEQYEECSRVMQTAVERFGRLDVLVNNVGGTIWAKPFEHYEASQIEAEVRRSLFPTLWCCHAALPFMLEQGSGAIVNVSSIATRSLNRVPYGAAKGGVNALTACLAFETAGRGVRVNATAPGGTEAPPRRIPRNGAEQSEQEKLWYQQIVDQTLDSSLMKRYGTLDEQVGAILFLASDDASYITGMVMPVGGGDQG is encoded by the coding sequence ATGAACAGATTTCAAGAAAAAGTCGCACTGATCACCGGCGCTGCCCAAGGCATCGGTCGGCGGGTGGCCGAGCGTATGGCCGCAGAAGGGGCGAAGCTGATCCTGGTGGATCGCTCCGACCTGGTGTTCGAAGTCCAGCAACAGTTGGCGTCAACCACCCAGGTATTGGCCCTGACCGCCGACCTTGAGCAGTACGAGGAATGCAGTCGGGTGATGCAAACCGCCGTCGAGCGCTTCGGTCGCCTCGATGTGCTGGTCAATAACGTCGGCGGGACGATCTGGGCCAAGCCGTTCGAGCACTATGAAGCGTCGCAGATCGAGGCCGAGGTTCGCCGTTCGCTGTTCCCGACCTTGTGGTGTTGCCATGCCGCACTACCGTTCATGCTCGAGCAGGGCAGTGGTGCGATCGTCAACGTCTCCTCCATCGCCACCCGCAGCCTCAACCGCGTGCCCTACGGTGCGGCAAAGGGTGGGGTCAATGCCTTGACCGCTTGTCTGGCATTCGAAACCGCCGGTCGCGGCGTGCGGGTCAACGCCACGGCGCCCGGTGGCACCGAAGCACCGCCGCGACGCATACCCCGCAACGGTGCCGAGCAGAGTGAGCAGGAAAAACTCTGGTACCAGCAGATCGTCGACCAGACCCTCGACAGCAGTCTGATGAAACGCTACGGCACCCTGGATGAGCAGGTGGGGGCTATTCTGTTTCTGGCCAGCGACGATGCGTCCTATATCACCGGCATGGTCATGCCCGTGGGCGGTGGTGATCAGGGCTGA
- the benC gene encoding benzoate 1,2-dioxygenase electron transfer component BenC: MTHSIAFNFEDGVTRFIDANAGETVADAAYRQGINIPLDCRDGACGTCKCFAEAGQYDLGEEYIEDALSPEEAAQGFVLTCQMRAQSDCVVRVPTSSEVCRTRQASYDATISAVRQLSDSTIALAIKGEALSKLAFLPGQYVNLGIPGSEQTRAYSFSSLQRDGEVSFLIRNVPGGLMSSFLTGMAKAGDCMSLAGPLGSFYLRDIRRPLLLLAGGTGLAPFTAMLEKIAEQGSDHPLHLIYGVTHDFDLVEIDRLEAFAARIPNFTFSACVASPESQHPLKGYVTQHIEPKHLNDGDVDVYLCGPPPMVEAVSQFIREQGIAPANFYFEKFAASAA, translated from the coding sequence ATGACCCATTCCATTGCGTTCAATTTTGAAGACGGCGTCACTCGATTCATCGACGCCAATGCCGGCGAAACCGTGGCCGATGCCGCGTACCGCCAGGGCATCAACATCCCGCTGGACTGCCGCGACGGCGCTTGCGGCACCTGCAAGTGTTTCGCCGAAGCCGGTCAATACGATTTGGGTGAGGAATACATCGAAGACGCCCTCAGCCCTGAAGAGGCCGCGCAAGGCTTTGTCCTGACCTGCCAGATGCGCGCCCAAAGCGATTGCGTGGTACGCGTACCGACGTCCTCCGAGGTCTGCCGTACCCGTCAGGCCAGCTACGACGCCACCATCAGCGCCGTGCGCCAGTTGTCCGACAGCACCATCGCGCTGGCGATCAAGGGCGAAGCCCTGAGCAAACTGGCGTTCCTGCCGGGGCAGTACGTGAACCTGGGGATTCCCGGCAGCGAGCAGACCCGTGCCTATTCCTTCAGCTCGTTGCAGCGCGATGGCGAGGTCAGCTTCCTGATTCGCAACGTGCCTGGCGGCCTGATGAGCAGCTTCCTCACCGGCATGGCCAAGGCCGGCGATTGCATGAGCCTGGCCGGTCCCTTGGGCAGCTTCTACCTGCGGGACATTCGTCGGCCGCTGTTGCTGCTGGCCGGGGGCACGGGGCTTGCGCCGTTCACCGCGATGCTGGAGAAGATCGCCGAGCAGGGCAGCGATCATCCGCTGCATCTGATCTACGGCGTGACCCACGATTTTGACCTGGTGGAAATCGACCGCCTCGAAGCCTTTGCCGCGCGCATCCCCAACTTCACCTTCAGCGCCTGCGTCGCCAGCCCCGAGAGCCAGCACCCGCTCAAGGGCTATGTGACCCAGCACATCGAGCCGAAGCATTTGAACGATGGCGACGTCGACGTCTACCTGTGCGGCCCGCCGCCGATGGTCGAGGCGGTCAGCCAGTTCATCCGTGAGCAAGGCATCGCACCGGCCAATTTCTACTTCGAGAAATTCGCCGCCAGCGCGGCGTGA
- the benB gene encoding benzoate 1,2-dioxygenase small subunit, whose translation MSISYEAVRDFLYREARYLDDRQWDEWLELYAPDATYWMPSWDDNDELTEDPQREISLIWYGNRTGLEDRIFRIKTERSSASVPDTRTSHNISNIELLEQSDGLCKVRFNWHTLSFRYKTVDSYFGSSFYTLDVRGENPLIKAKKVILKNDYVRQVIDVYHL comes from the coding sequence ATGAGCATTTCCTATGAAGCGGTGCGCGATTTCCTCTATCGCGAAGCACGCTACCTCGATGACCGCCAGTGGGACGAATGGCTGGAACTGTACGCCCCGGACGCGACGTACTGGATGCCGTCCTGGGACGACAACGACGAATTGACCGAAGACCCGCAGCGGGAAATCTCGCTGATCTGGTATGGCAACCGCACGGGCCTGGAAGATCGCATCTTCCGTATCAAGACCGAGCGCTCCAGCGCCAGCGTGCCGGACACCCGCACCTCCCACAACATCAGCAACATCGAGCTGCTCGAACAGAGCGACGGACTGTGCAAGGTGCGCTTCAACTGGCACACCCTGAGTTTTCGCTACAAGACCGTCGACAGCTATTTCGGCAGCAGTTTCTACACCCTCGACGTGCGCGGTGAAAACCCGTTGATCAAGGCCAAGAAAGTGATCCTGAAGAACGACTACGTTCGCCAGGTCATCGATGTTTATCACTTGTGA
- the benA gene encoding benzoate 1,2-dioxygenase large subunit, with the protein MTLRPEYVHSLLEDDPEQGLYRCKREMFTDPRLFDLEMEHIFEGNWLYLAHESQIPNINDFYTTTMGRQSIFIARNKDGVLNAFINACSHRGATLCRHKSGNKSSYTCPFHGWTFNNSGKLLKVKDPANAGYPSSFNCEGSHDLTRVARFESYRGFLFGSLKADVLPLVEHLGESAKIIDMIVDQSADGLEVLRGSSSYIYEGNWKLTAENGADGYHVSSVHWNYAATQNQRKQREAGDANPTMSAGSWAKQGGGFYSFDKGHMLLWTRWANPEDRPLYERRDELAQDFGKARADWMIENSRNLCLYPNVYLMDQFSSQIRIARPISVNRTEITIYCIAPKGESDHARSSRIRQYEDFFNVSGMATPDDLEEFRSCQTSYQGSVTTWNDMSRGAEHWIEGADEAAKEIDLHPLLSGVRTEDEGLFVLQHKYWQQTMLKALAAEQSKLIAVEDVQ; encoded by the coding sequence ATGACCCTGCGACCCGAGTATGTGCATTCCCTGCTTGAAGACGATCCCGAGCAGGGCCTCTATCGCTGCAAACGCGAGATGTTCACCGACCCCCGGTTGTTCGATCTGGAGATGGAACACATCTTCGAGGGCAACTGGCTCTACCTGGCCCACGAAAGCCAGATCCCCAACATCAACGATTTCTACACCACCACCATGGGGCGCCAGTCGATCTTCATCGCGCGCAACAAGGACGGTGTGCTCAACGCTTTCATCAATGCCTGCAGCCATCGCGGCGCGACCCTGTGCCGGCACAAGTCCGGCAACAAGAGCTCCTACACCTGCCCGTTCCACGGCTGGACCTTCAACAACTCCGGCAAGCTGCTCAAAGTCAAGGATCCGGCCAACGCCGGTTACCCGTCGAGCTTCAACTGCGAAGGCTCCCACGACCTGACCCGCGTTGCGCGTTTCGAGTCCTATCGCGGCTTCCTGTTCGGCAGCCTGAAAGCCGATGTTTTGCCGCTGGTCGAACACCTGGGTGAGTCGGCGAAGATCATCGACATGATCGTCGACCAGTCCGCCGATGGCCTCGAAGTGCTGCGCGGCTCCTCCAGCTACATCTACGAAGGCAACTGGAAGCTCACCGCCGAGAACGGCGCCGACGGCTACCACGTCAGCTCCGTGCACTGGAACTACGCGGCCACCCAGAACCAGCGCAAGCAGCGCGAGGCGGGTGACGCCAATCCGACCATGAGTGCCGGCAGCTGGGCCAAGCAGGGCGGAGGTTTCTATTCCTTCGACAAGGGCCACATGCTGCTCTGGACCCGTTGGGCCAACCCGGAGGACCGTCCGCTGTACGAGCGTCGCGATGAGCTGGCGCAAGACTTCGGCAAGGCCCGCGCCGACTGGATGATCGAGAACTCGCGCAACCTGTGCCTGTACCCGAACGTGTACCTGATGGACCAGTTCAGCTCGCAGATCCGTATCGCCCGGCCGATCTCGGTCAACCGCACGGAAATCACCATCTACTGCATCGCCCCCAAAGGCGAAAGCGACCACGCCCGTTCCAGCCGGATTCGTCAGTACGAAGATTTCTTCAACGTCAGCGGCATGGCCACGCCGGACGATCTGGAAGAGTTCCGCTCCTGCCAGACCAGCTACCAGGGCAGCGTCACCACCTGGAACGACATGTCCCGTGGCGCCGAGCACTGGATCGAAGGCGCTGACGAGGCAGCCAAGGAAATCGACCTGCATCCTCTGCTCAGTGGCGTGCGCACCGAAGACGAGGGCCTGTTCGTGCTGCAACACAAGTACTGGCAGCAGACCATGCTCAAGGCCCTGGCGGCCGAGCAGTCGAAGCTGATCGCCGTGGAGGACGTGCAATGA